The window GGTCACGGGGGCTCTTTTCTTAACCGCCGCTACCCAGAGAGCTAGACAATACCAGTATAGATTGAAGGTATTTAAGTTTTAATAGATCCTCTAAAAATTTTTTAGAAATATTCTGCACCGAATAGGGACATAATATGATATGTTGTGTGGGTAGCGGCGGTTAGATCCAAAGCCCCGCATCCTTGGCCGCTAGACGACCCGGCTACTTCAGAATAACTTATCGTTAGCTAAGGTTAAAAATTTTGTAGTTAGTGAGATCCTAGAGGAGATTACAGAAAAATTTATAAGCTTTTCGCTCAAAGAGTTAAGAGGTAAGCTCTTATGGTGATAAGACCTTCAGAACCTTCTCCAGAAGATATTGTTTCGAGATGTCCTAGCGGTAATATTGTGTATGATGAAATTAGTGGTGAATGGATTTGTGCTGATAGTGGTGAAGTTATTTCCGAACATGTTATTGATAGAGGACCAGAATGGCGTGCTTTTACTGCAGAAGAGAAGGAGAGGAGAAGTCGTGCTGGAAGCCCTATAAATATAGCTCTACAAGATAGCGGGCTATCAACTATTATAGACTGGTATGATAGAGATGCATCGAGTAGGAAGCTGGATCTCAAGAGAAGACTCGAGCTCATTAGGATAAGGAGATGGCATAGTAGGACAAGGATTCAGAGTGCTGTAAGTAGAAATATCTTGCAGGCTCTAAATGAGCTTGAGAGAGTGGCAGAACAACTCAATTTACCTAGGTTTGTGAAAGAGGAGGCGGCAATAATATATAGAAGAGCTATAGAGAGAGAACTTGTACGTGGAAGAGCGATAGAGAGTATGGTTGCTGCAGCACTTTATGCTGCTTGCAGAATACATGGTGTGCCTAGAACTCTTGATGAGATTTCGAAGTATACAAAGAGTAGTAGGAAAGATATTGCTAGATGTTACAGACTTCTTGTGAGAGAATTAAGCCTCAAGATACCTATTGTGGATGCTACAGAATATGCTCAAAGAATAGCATCAATGCTGGGTCTTAGCGGAGCTACAGCAAAACTTGCAGTAGATATTATCCAGAAGGCTAGAGAACTAGGTATAACAGCAGGCAGAGATCCTGCAGGAATTGCAGCTGCTTCAGTATATATAGCGGCTCTTATAAATGATGAGAGAAGAACACAGAAAGAAGTTGCAGCAGCTGCAGGTGTGACTGAGGTAACAGTTAGAAATAGGTATAAAGAGCTTACAAAGGTATTAAACGTCCTCAAGATAAATAGTGAGGAAGAGACATAAATGTTGGATTCAAATTGCTTTCAGTATCTTTATCTCACTACTTCTACTTTTTGCTATAACTCTATATCCGCAGTAGGGGCATCTGGTACTCAACATGACCTTTAACTCTGATTCATCAAATTCTTTGTAACACTTTATACATATGTATCTGGTCATAGAGTTCAACCTTGTATGCACATCATATAGAAAACTAGTCAAATTTTTAAACTGTTACGCTAGAAACTGTATGGGCATGCAAACCAATGAAAGTAGACACACTATGTGCTGGATTACCTTCAGAACTATGTGCACAACTTGAAACAGAATCACAAGTCATAAAAATAAAGCTAGAGCGCAGAAAAATGAGTAAGGTTGTAACAGTAATAGAAGGTATAGACGATAAAACCTTTGACTTAAAGAAGCTTGCTTCTTACCTAAAAACAAAGTTAGCTGCTGGAGGTACTCTAAAGAACGGTAGAATAGAGATACAGGGAGATCATAGATCTAAAGTAAAGAAAATATTGGTCGAAGAGCTGGGATTCAATCCTGATAACATAGTATTCATTGAAGAAGGAGGATCATGAACCAGTAAAAGAGGCCAGTAAAAGAGTAGAGTTAATGAAGTATAATAGTTTCTATGGCTCCAGTAATGATATATGCGATCAATCCAAAGTTTTTGTTTTACTTAATACGAACTTATTTATCTATGTTGGGTTCTGTACGCACTAGAGCAGTCAGGGCGAGAGCTCTTCATCACGAAATCAGCCGGTTTGCATAATCATCATTCAACTCAATATATGTATCACAACACTTATCGTTTAATGAGAGATAAAACATATCTGGCTAGATGTAGTGCTGGATTAATACCTGTAGCTTTTTGGATACCTCTCCATTGCGGAGACGCATTAACCTCAAAAATTACGTATCCTTTCTCGGTTTCAGCTACATCTATCCCGGCATAGTGAAGTTTTAGAACCTTCATAACCTTGAAGATAATGGTGTGAAGCTCTTCACTAAGTTTAGTTATGGGTATTGGTTTAGCTCCTTGAGCTATGTTGGTTTTCCATTCATCTTTTGAATTCTGTACACGATAATAAGCTGCGACAATTTCGTTACCTACGACAAGGATCCTTATATCTCTACCAGGCTTTTCTATGTATCTCTGAAGATATATAGGTTGTTTAAGTTGCGCTAGCGTTCTAGCTATTGTGTAAGTTACATCAGGGTTTTCAGTCATAACTATTCCGAAGCCCATACTCCCTATCACAGGCTTTATGATAGTTTTACTCCATTGTTCTGTAACCTTTGATGGTAACATAAAATCTTCTGTTACGAGGGTCTTAGGTACCGGTAGACCGGCTCTATTTAGAAGTAGTAAACTATAGTACTTATCTCTGGCTACAACTATAGAATCCACGGGATTAATCACAGGAATACCAAGTAACTCTAAGTGTCTAAACACATTACATCTCCTAAGGAAATTCTCTAGGGTTATTGTTGAGCCTAGATCCCTTAGAATTACGCCATTGAATTCTATAGGTCTTGATGTAGCTAGATGGAGTATAGTATCGTCTCCTTCACCAAAGACTGAAACAAGTTCAGAAGGTCTTACGTATATTGCTGAAGCACCTAGATATTCTAGAGCAAGTATTATCTGTCTAACACTCCATGGCGGTACCGCTTTATCAGCTACAACCGCTATCTTCATAAAAGATCACTTCAACGGTTTTAAGTTCAATAACTGCAGAGCTTAGCTAAGTTTAAGAATCTTGATGAAGCACTTTAATCAGAAGTGTATGCCAAATAATTGCAGTATTCGAAATATTGATAATATTGATAGAGAGATTATGAGAGATATGGGTATCGAATCTAAAGCCATATATCCTCCGATTACCAACACCTTGCTTTCACTCTCTAGAGATCTATACATGAATATAGATGGAAGTATATCAGAACCTAGAACTATTCCCATAATTGTTGAGAAAGGTAATATGTAGTAGATATCTTCACTATACGTTATAGCTATCGATAGAAGTACGAATGATAATGTGTATCTAACCACATTAACAAGAATCATCTTCTCTGTTGCATACGTATGTACTACGGCTATGGCTATAGCTAATGATAGTAACAGAATTAGGTGTTGTATTTCTACGGTCTTGCATATCATCAGTACTAGTGTAGAGTATAATGGAAGTAAAAAGCCGCAACAGTTAATGGCGATACCATTGATTAGTGGTAAACGTATCGATCGACATACTTTCTTGGGGTTTGCTATACATGGCATCACTATAGCTAGAAAAGTAATGGTTAGTATATTCAAACAATTCAGTAGTAAACAATAAGAGGTATACACTGTTAACAAAAGGATCATCATAGTTCTCTGAATGAGCCATAGTTTTAGCTTGTTTTTCTTCATTCTCAATCATAACTAAAGATTGATTGAGTAACACCATATAAATACATCATCGCTTGCTGGAGCTATAGGTAACCGATATACACAAAATAAGGGCATCATTTAAAGCATCTCCATGGCATAATTTGTTTAAGTACTTTAAGTAACTCATATATTTACATCTATAACTGTTATATGTTTGATGGCTGGAAGAGATACATTAAAGATCTTGGTGGTATTGATCATGGCATAGGTTTTTGTAGAATTATGCACATGACCATGGATAGATATATCAGGTCTAAGATCGCTATCTATATACTCAATTATCTTATAACCTAAGAAATAGTGAATCTGTGGTGGCTCTCCTTGTAGAGTTACAGATGTTGAGGCATAATGTGTTACAAGTATTGATAATCTATACTCTCTACATATATTCAGTAATTCCTTAATTTTTCTGAGCCTATTGCTATACAAATTCTCTATACATGGAATATTCTTTTTCTGCCACGTAGTCGGTCTCTCAAGTACCCCACGACTACCTACAATACATATTTCTGCGTCCTTAATCTCGATGATAGTATATTCATCATCTAGCCATAGAACTTCCGGATACATCTCTCTATATCTGTGTTCAAAGCCTATGTACTCTTCATTACCGAATACAGCTACTATAGGAATACGTCTAGGATTTTTATTGACAAGCTTATTGAGAACAGAGATAATGGGCTTCATGTTATCTATAGAATTCTTTTCCACCATATCGCCTGCAAGTATTATTAAATCAGCTTTTTGATTCACAAGTCTTAACGTAGTTATAGAGGCAAAGAAAAGCGGAAGATATCTAGGGCTATGGACATCAGATACTGATACTATATGTAACATAACTAAACGTCACCAATAAGATAAGTTCATTAACACTTAAAATAGATTTGCATCTTCTCAGCACTATTAAGAGGTGTAAAGCAGTATGATAAAGCCTAGGGGATGTAATGCCTCTGGACATAAAGGATGGATTGAACTTAAGTGCAGGTTATGTGCTAAAAAACTCTACATAGGTGATGACATAATATATATGTGTCCCAAGTGCGGTAGCAAATATGAAGCTTACTTCTGTATAGCAGATGCTAAGAAACTTCACATGAAATGTCCTTATTGTGGTTCAGAGCTGAACCTTTTACTGAATCTTTAATGAATATCTTAACAAAAACTAAGAGATAAAAGACGATTACTAGAGTTTGATGGGTTATTGATGTTTTGTTTGTTCGTTAATTGACTCGGCATGATGATTCAAAATACGATTAGTAATTTTGAATATTCTGAGCTGGGTTGAAGGAAATGAATAATGTTGGTGTCCAGAAGATAATAATAGATAATCATAGAGAGATTGCTATAGTCAATGTAAATCAAGATACAGTTATAGCCATTATAGATGCTGTAGTGAAGGCTACAAAAAGAGATGAATATGTGGAGTTAACGAGCTTTAGCATAGTTGAAATAGCTAGAAAGAAGATTGTTGCAGTACATATATGTGAAAATGCCTATGGATACACACTATATGAAGAAGCACTATGTTTAAAAAATCAAGATACATGTACGGTCATGTCCTATATAGCATATATAATGTGTAATGAAGGGAGTTGCGAGGAGGAAAAGCTTATTAACACAGTTAAATGTATTGCATCCAGATATTAAAATGAGTACCACGTCAGGAAAGAGACTTAGCTTTTAAATTCTGTAGTGATACTCAAAGTTACATATAGGTGTGAACATGAGGCAGGAACTCGCATTGAAAAAACTTACCGAGTATGTAGCTAGAAAAGCAGCTCTATTAGGTCAGAAATATGAACTAAGAGAACTTGTAACACCTTCTATTGTATCAATGATGGATAAAGCCATAGATAAGATGGTGGCGACTATAGTTAAGAGAAATGGAGGATTATGGTGCAATCTTTGTGATAAGGGGCCCTTCACAAAAAGGGGATTTTATCTGCATCTCGTAAGAGTTCACTCAAGAGATATAGAGTTCATGGTTAAAGAAGAGATGAAGAAACTTCTAGAAGCGGTAAACCGTAAATCCTCACCAGTTTAGGTTTGTTTTAGGAGCTGGTGCATGGTAAGAGTGTACGCTTTTGATGTAGATGGAACATTAACACCGATTAGAAGTTGCTGGAGATTCATTCACAATATTCTCAATACTGTGCACAGATCTAGAAACTATTCAAAGTATTTCTTTGAAGGTTTGTTAAGCTATGATGAATGGGTAGCAATGGAGCTAAATCTATGGAAAAATATAGATGTTGAAGTCTTCAAAAGAATTGTGTATGCTATTCCATGGAGAAACGGTATAGAGGATTTAGTAGAATTTAGGCATAAAAAGTCTAGAGACATATTTATAGCTATCTCAGGGGGGTTTAATTTCTTAGGTGAAAGAGCGGTACATGAACTCAAATTCAATTCATATATAGGTGTAGAGTTAGAAATATTGAATGGAAGACTTACAGGTTATGCATTGAGTTATCCAGATTTCAATGGTAAAGGTACGGAATTGATAGAGTATCTGCGTAGCAATAGTATAGAGTATAGCGAATTGATATGTATAGGTGACAATATCAACGATATCGATATGTTTAGACACTGCGATGTCTCGATAGCTTTCTGTCCTTCAAAAAACTTAAGAAGAGATTACATCAACATCTTTATTAATTCATGTAACATAAGAAATCTCGTAAATGTACTTTATACGATCTAATGTAACTACATTTTCACTGATTGCCTTAAACCTTAAGTACCAGCTGCATTATACTAACTAAGGTTGGTGTAACCAGCTCTTGAATTTGAGAAAGATATTTTATACATGTATAATTATAATGCTAGTGTTTGTCACATTGAACATGGAAAACAATATTTCTGAAGAAGGGTCTGAAAACACAATCAAGGTACGAGATAAAGAGATTTCATGGATTTACCGTAGTAAAGTGAGTAGAGCTAATGTTTACTCAAGTTCTATGCTCGTAGTGGGACCATCAAGTATCGAACACCAAATTGAAGCATTATCGAATCTGGATATAGATCAAGGAACAATATCAAATTTATCATATGTTTTTGTAGGTGGCGAAAGACTGTTCTACCAGTTCACTTACACATATTCCAATCTCTCCATACTTATTGACAGCAATATAGTGGTAAACAAGGATTACATAATTGTTCAATGGTTTAGCTTAAAAACAAATCTCCAGGTTAATTCAGGTAATTCTTCTTTTAAATATATGCAGATAAACGATTATGTAAAGGATACTATAAAGAAACTTAACTTGTCTATGATCGAGAACTGGAATACTTTAATGACAGTATTGAGAACAAAAAATGAGGTGCGTGAATACATAAATATATATGATCTCTATATAAATAAGACCAAGTATATCGGGTACCTGGGCTTAAATGATGATACGTATATTTGTCTTAATAGAATACCCATGTATACCTGGATCGAAGTTAACGAAGTCGTGAAAGATAGTAAGCATAATACAATGTATAGGATAGAAAGTATAAATGGTGATGAAGTAGCATCAGTCACAAGCTCTTTGTCTTGCATGATTCCTATAATTGGTATAGTTAATGATATCATCAAGAATCTCGAAATACGGACACTATTTGTAGAGCTTAGCGTCATGAATAAACTTGATATCACAAAGAAGATGAGTGAAATACTTAGAGAATACATCAATAAGGGAATAGAGATATACACACTAATGAGCCATACGGTAGACAGATATAACATATCTAAATTCGTCATAGAGATACAATATATTTCATATCCCTCGGAAACAGTAATAACAACAGTATTAAGCAACATAAACACAGTAGCTCTTAATGAGGATGAGGATTATATACGTACCCTATTAGCTGAAATAATCCAAATCTACAGAGATATTTGCTATTGCAATAATACAATAGATTGGGCAAATATGATAGCTACAGCAAAAGTAAAGCGCATTTATACAGATACCTTAAATGAGGATCACACAAAATACACTTTGACAACTGTTTCCCCAAAACAAGTGTCAGTTTTAGTGCTTATAACATTAGTATTTGTTGCGGTTCAGGTAATGGTAATACTATTTATAATTCTTAAAACATTTAGAGAGGCAACATAAAATTTAACTATATGTATATAACTATGTGTTTCTGCATCACTACTTAATCTATTTATCTATGTCTTCTTTATATCATGCTCAGTATATGCCTATACTAACTAAAGCTTCTATTCGTTGCCCATTTATAAATTTAGTTTCAACTCCTCTAAATTTCAGTATACTATCCACGAACTCCTTCTTGAGATGCTCTATTGGATTGTATTCTTTGGATCCCAAAACAAAGTTACATGAGTATCCAAATGATGGAATCCATACTTGGTATTCTAGATGGTATCTATAGATGTTCTTAATAGAATTAGCTATGGAGTTATAAACATCTCTATAGAAGAATGCTGAACCGGCTTGTGTAACGACTAGACCATTGTTGCTTAGAATCCTATGTATATCTCTATAAAAATTCTCGCTATAGAGTGGTCCAGCTATATCGCTTGAATATGGATCCGTTAGATCTAGTATGACGATATCGTATACTTCCTTTGCTTCAGAGACAAACTTTAAACCATCTTCAATTATTATCCTAGCTCTTGGATCATAAAACGCATTTCCATGGAATGAAGGCAGATATTCTTTCGAAACTTCAATAACATCTTCATCTATATCAACCATAACAGCTAATTCTACTGTTTTATGTTTTAAAACTTCACGCAATGTAGCTCCCTCACCTCCACCAATTATCAAGACCTTGGTTGGGTTAGGATGAAGCACCATAGCTGGATGAACTAGAGATTCATGGTATACGTGTTCATCTGCTTCACTACTCTGAATATATCCGTCGAGAATAAGGCTTCGTCCAAAATCCTCCACCTCTGCTACTACTATCTCCTGATATCTGGATCTCTTTACAACATGTACCTGTTTAACTCTTAAACTCATTGTACTTCCTCTTCCTATACCTTGGGTAACAACTAAACCGAGCAGCCTATATCACCTTGTGTCAATAGTTTCTGGAGATCACATAGTAGTTCTAGGCGTTTTAAAGTTCTAGGTTATATAGTTTTTCTGTGGTTTTGTTGAACCATTAAATATAAAAATCTAGCTAGAATTAATAGTGTTCAGCTGTAAAACAATTCAATAGATGATGTGCATGCTAAATACTGAAAAATGATGAAGGGCCAAAGCGCTGATTCTAAATTTCAATTACTGTAATGGAACTCACTGTATACAGTTTTCATCGACATTTTTTAATAGCTAAACCTCTTATGAGTCGTGATTCGTATCTATTTAACTCAACTCTTTTACCATTTATTAGCAAGGATATCATCATAGGTGATGTAGATTCTATGCATACCTTCTTACTTACCTCGATACCTAGACTGATAACCTTTGCAAGAAGGGAGCTATCAAACGAACATAAAATACGTGTAATAACTATCTCTGTTCCTTCAACAAACTCTGTTAACGGTAGATCACTTATATTATCTGTAACTGAACCCGGTATAGGATTTCCATGTGGGCATCGGCTTGGTTTCTGCATATATATCCAAAGCCTATCCAATATTTCATCTGGTAAATGTTCGAACATATGTGCGTACCTATGCGATTCTATAAGATCAAATCCTAAGTGAAGATGAAGAAAGGTTTCAGCAATTCTATGTTTCTTAATAGCATCTTCAGCTAATCTTCTACCTTTTTTTGTTAGCTTAACACCCTCATATGGTATCCATCTAATGTAGTCTCCTTCAGCTAGTTTCTTCAAAGTTTTAGAAACAGTAGCAGGCGTTACATTAAGCTCTGTCGCAATATCTTGGGTTTTAGCAATACCATATATTTCCTCAAGTCTATACATGGCCTTAAGATAATCCTCTAATGTCTTAGTCTGTATCTTGAAGTGTTTCACAACCATAGCTAGTTCCAGTAGAGATTATAGAATAAAGCTATATAAACATTAAACTATAAATAATGTTAATAAAGTATCTTCAAATACCGAATAAGGTTACGGAGTGGTACTATTATGTTTATGTATCTCAGTCCTTAATAACTACTCTGTAGGATAAAGCAAATTGTTGAAGCATCAACGTTACTGAGATTGTCAAAGGTTATATTTATGGGCATCTCAGTTCACGTACATAAGAAGATTAAGACTGTACCAAAATTCATAAACAGCATAGTGGGTATTGGATCAAGGAATAGTTTAGTCATACATCAAGATTCCACATCTTTAAAAGAACTTAGCGAAGCAGTAGAAGATATCGCTGGGGTGCTTATGAATATTGTTGTTATTGGTAAAGAGAAGAGAAAAATATGTAGGCATTTTGAGCCTGTGAAAGGTGTGTGCAATTTCTTGAATCTAGACAACAACATTCCTACACTAACAACAATACCAGATGGGGGCAGATTCAAAATACTTGTTTCATCTCATCCCGAGATATGTGCTGTGTGTCCCTATTGGTCTACCAGAAGTTAATATCATTAGACGTATTTCTTATGTTAATACTTAACAATACTTTATATTCATATAAACAATACTTTACATAGTGGTAGGTAGATTATGCTAATTGTGGCTCTAGATCCACCTATAAATGTTGGTTCAGAGAAATGGGTTACAGAACGATACAAAGTATTAAGGGATATAGTAAAGGGATTCAAGATAGGATTACCGGCTATAGTTAAATACGGCATCAATTGGTTAAATAATCTATTTAAAGACTACGATGGTCTCTCAATAGCGGATCTTAAGCTAGCTGATATAGGAGATATAATGGCTTTAACGGCAACAATGCTGAGGAATGTGGGTTTCAATGCCGTTATTGCTCATGCATTCGTAGGATACGAGAAAGGTATAGAGGTGCTAGCTAAGGTATGTGAAAAAGAGGGCATTAAGTTGATACTAGTTGTATCAATGTCTCATGAAGGTTCTAAGGAATTCATAGATAGACATATAGATGAATTCGTAGATACAGCAGAACGTGTTGGTAGCTGGGGTGTTGTAGCACCAGCTACACGACCTAATGTAATACAATACATTAGATCAAAAGTTGGATCGAAGATAAAAATAATTTCACCTGGAGTAGGAGTGCAGGGAGCAGAACCTGGTGCAGCTCTTTGTGCTGGTGCTGACTATGAGATAGTTGGTAGAGCTATTACGTATTCAGATTTGGAAAAAGTAAGAGAGCTGGCACATGGTTTATTAGAGTCTCAGAAGAAGAGGTTATTGCTATGTCGTGGCTAGCTGTAGAGCTATTTAGAAAGGGTATGATAAAGATAGGTAGATATAAACTTACTTCGGGTCTAGAAAGCCCATTCTATATAGATTTGAGGCAACTCTATAGCTATCCTGATGTTATTGAAAAACTCGTAACAGAATTATGTTCTGCTTGGGATCTAAGTAGCTACGACGTTATTGTCGGTATAGCTACCTCAGGCCTAGTGTTAGCATCATTCATAGCATGTAGGCTTAATAAACCTCTATCTTATGTTAGGATAGACAGAAAGGCTCACGGTACGCAGTCTATTGTTGAAGGTGTTGTAGAATCAAAAAGCTGCCTAATAGTAGATGATGTAGCAACTACTGGAGGATCTATAGAACATGCATATAATGCCATAAAGGAGGTTAGGGGTATACCAATAGCAGCATTAGTGGTTGTAGATAGAGAACAAGGAGCAAGAAAGAAGATAGAGTCACTCGGTATGAAGTTCTACAGCTACATTAATGTATCAAACATCTTTAAACATCTTTATGAGAAAGAGTTAATCGATACGAGAACCTATGACGAAGTTATTAACTACATTAAGCGTTTTAATCAAGATCTATAGATAGTGTCCAAAGAGTTCATCATTGTAGACAGAAATGTTTTATAGTTTACAGATAGTAGCATTAGATTTGGGCATAAAGATGGTCACATCATTTAAAAATAGAGATGTAGTATCAATACTGGATTTCACTAGGAAGGAGCTTGAGACATTGTTTGAGTATGCAGATAAATTCCGCAAAGTTGAGGGAAAATTGAATCTATTAAACGGGAAGGTGGTCTCTCTCGCTTTTTTTGAACCATCTACTCGTACAAGGCTCAGTTTTGAAGTAGTAGCAAAACGTCTAGGTGCAGATGTTGTATCGATCATAGGTGAGGAAGCCTCCAGTATAGCTAAAGGCGAAAACTTGGCAGACACAATACGTATGCTTGATGCATATTCCAATATTATAATTCTAAGACATAGATATGAAGGAGCAGCAAAATATGCTGCAGAAATAGCCGAAAACCCTGTTATCAATGCTGGTGATGGTATTCAACACCATCCAACACAAGCTATGATCGATCTATATACAGTAAAGATACTCTTTGGATCAATCGATGGATTAGTGTATGTTGTTTTAGGGGATCTTAGATATGGAAGAGCAGCAATGTCATTCATATACGGTCTTTCTCTATATAAGCCCAAGAAGTTGTATGTAGTTGCTCCTCAACTATTACGTATACGTAGCGAAGTTCTACAAATACTGAAAGAAAGAGGTCTACCTATCGAAGAGAAAAATGATGTGAGAGAAATAATCAGTGAAGCAGATGTTCTATATGTTACACGTATCCAGAGAGAAAGGTTTCCAGATCCTATGGAGTATGAAAAAGTTAGAGGTTCGTATATTGTTACATTAGATCTTCTAGAGAAAGGCAAGTCTACATTAAAAGTTCTACACCCTCTACCAAAAGTAGATGAAATAGACCATAAAGTTGATACATCAAGATATGCAGCCTACTATCTTCAAGCTAGATTAGGTGTACCCCTAAGAATGTCTTTATTATCTTTGGTTTCTGGTGTAGAGATATGAGTTCAGAAAACATACACACGTTGGTGGTTCCAAAAATACTGAATGGAACTGTCATTGATCATATACCAGCAGGTAGAGCTCTAGACATACTAAAGGTGTTGAATATAACTGGTGGAGAAGGCTGGAGAATAGCGGTACTATTGAATGTTGAGAGCAAGAAGTTAGGTAGAAAAGATATAATAAAGATAGAGCGTAGAAAATTAACTTCAGCAGAAGTAAACGTTATAGCACTCATAGCTCCTACAGCAACTATAAACATTATCGAGAATTTTGTTGTAGTTGAGAAGTTTAAGGTAAATGTGCCAGAGATTATAGAGGGTGTAATTAGATGTCCGAATCCTACATGTATATCGAATAAAGAACGAGAACCGGTAAAGTCTAGGTTTAGAACATTATCAAAGGATCAGCTTGTATTTCGTTGCGAATATTGTTCAACCATTGTAACTAGAGATGATATACTAAAGCTTATCATAAGATGAATGTTATGTCTATTAAACCTGCCAAAATATTAAGGATAGATAGAATAGCTGAAAATACGTATCTCTTAGCTGTAGAATTATTTACACATGTAGACAGTATCTCTCCGTTCAA is drawn from Ignisphaera sp. and contains these coding sequences:
- a CDS encoding metallophosphoesterase, with translation MLHIVSVSDVHSPRYLPLFFASITTLRLVNQKADLIILAGDMVEKNSIDNMKPIISVLNKLVNKNPRRIPIVAVFGNEEYIGFEHRYREMYPEVLWLDDEYTIIEIKDAEICIVGSRGVLERPTTWQKKNIPCIENLYSNRLRKIKELLNICREYRLSILVTHYASTSVTLQGEPPQIHYFLGYKIIEYIDSDLRPDISIHGHVHNSTKTYAMINTTKIFNVSLPAIKHITVIDVNI
- a CDS encoding DNA-directed RNA polymerase subunit P, whose product is MTRYICIKCYKEFDESELKVMLSTRCPYCGYRVIAKSRSSEIKILKAI
- a CDS encoding RimK family alpha-L-glutamate ligase; this encodes MKIAVVADKAVPPWSVRQIILALEYLGASAIYVRPSELVSVFGEGDDTILHLATSRPIEFNGVILRDLGSTITLENFLRRCNVFRHLELLGIPVINPVDSIVVARDKYYSLLLLNRAGLPVPKTLVTEDFMLPSKVTEQWSKTIIKPVIGSMGFGIVMTENPDVTYTIARTLAQLKQPIYLQRYIEKPGRDIRILVVGNEIVAAYYRVQNSKDEWKTNIAQGAKPIPITKLSEELHTIIFKVMKVLKLHYAGIDVAETEKGYVIFEVNASPQWRGIQKATGINPALHLARYVLSLIKR
- a CDS encoding metal-dependent transcriptional regulator, whose amino-acid sequence is MVVKHFKIQTKTLEDYLKAMYRLEEIYGIAKTQDIATELNVTPATVSKTLKKLAEGDYIRWIPYEGVKLTKKGRRLAEDAIKKHRIAETFLHLHLGFDLIESHRYAHMFEHLPDEILDRLWIYMQKPSRCPHGNPIPGSVTDNISDLPLTEFVEGTEIVITRILCSFDSSLLAKVISLGIEVSKKVCIESTSPMMISLLINGKRVELNRYESRLIRGLAIKKCR
- a CDS encoding transcription initiation factor IIB, yielding MVIRPSEPSPEDIVSRCPSGNIVYDEISGEWICADSGEVISEHVIDRGPEWRAFTAEEKERRSRAGSPINIALQDSGLSTIIDWYDRDASSRKLDLKRRLELIRIRRWHSRTRIQSAVSRNILQALNELERVAEQLNLPRFVKEEAAIIYRRAIERELVRGRAIESMVAAALYAACRIHGVPRTLDEISKYTKSSRKDIARCYRLLVRELSLKIPIVDATEYAQRIASMLGLSGATAKLAVDIIQKARELGITAGRDPAGIAAASVYIAALINDERRTQKEVAAAAGVTEVTVRNRYKELTKVLNVLKINSEEET
- a CDS encoding DUF1614 domain-containing protein: MPCIANPKKVCRSIRLPLINGIAINCCGFLLPLYSTLVLMICKTVEIQHLILLLSLAIAIAVVHTYATEKMILVNVVRYTLSFVLLSIAITYSEDIYYILPFSTIMGIVLGSDILPSIFMYRSLESESKVLVIGGYMALDSIPISLIISLSILSIFRILQLFGIHF
- a CDS encoding HAD-IB family phosphatase, encoding MVRVYAFDVDGTLTPIRSCWRFIHNILNTVHRSRNYSKYFFEGLLSYDEWVAMELNLWKNIDVEVFKRIVYAIPWRNGIEDLVEFRHKKSRDIFIAISGGFNFLGERAVHELKFNSYIGVELEILNGRLTGYALSYPDFNGKGTELIEYLRSNSIEYSELICIGDNINDIDMFRHCDVSIAFCPSKNLRRDYINIFINSCNIRNLVNVLYTI
- a CDS encoding translation initiation factor encodes the protein MKVDTLCAGLPSELCAQLETESQVIKIKLERRKMSKVVTVIEGIDDKTFDLKKLASYLKTKLAAGGTLKNGRIEIQGDHRSKVKKILVEELGFNPDNIVFIEEGGS
- a CDS encoding spermidine synthase, with product MSLRVKQVHVVKRSRYQEIVVAEVEDFGRSLILDGYIQSSEADEHVYHESLVHPAMVLHPNPTKVLIIGGGEGATLREVLKHKTVELAVMVDIDEDVIEVSKEYLPSFHGNAFYDPRARIIIEDGLKFVSEAKEVYDIVILDLTDPYSSDIAGPLYSENFYRDIHRILSNNGLVVTQAGSAFFYRDVYNSIANSIKNIYRYHLEYQVWIPSFGYSCNFVLGSKEYNPIEHLKKEFVDSILKFRGVETKFINGQRIEALVSIGIY
- a CDS encoding orotidine 5'-phosphate decarboxylase / HUMPS family protein, with amino-acid sequence MLIVALDPPINVGSEKWVTERYKVLRDIVKGFKIGLPAIVKYGINWLNNLFKDYDGLSIADLKLADIGDIMALTATMLRNVGFNAVIAHAFVGYEKGIEVLAKVCEKEGIKLILVVSMSHEGSKEFIDRHIDEFVDTAERVGSWGVVAPATRPNVIQYIRSKVGSKIKIISPGVGVQGAEPGAALCAGADYEIVGRAITYSDLEKVRELAHGLLESQKKRLLLCRG
- a CDS encoding phosphoribosyltransferase family protein — its product is MSWLAVELFRKGMIKIGRYKLTSGLESPFYIDLRQLYSYPDVIEKLVTELCSAWDLSSYDVIVGIATSGLVLASFIACRLNKPLSYVRIDRKAHGTQSIVEGVVESKSCLIVDDVATTGGSIEHAYNAIKEVRGIPIAALVVVDREQGARKKIESLGMKFYSYINVSNIFKHLYEKELIDTRTYDEVINYIKRFNQDL